The following is a genomic window from Rhinatrema bivittatum chromosome 12, aRhiBiv1.1, whole genome shotgun sequence.
TACAGTCATGGCCTACCGTCAGCAAGGACAACTTTTAGTGTTGATTACAATTCATCCCCATCCACAAGAAATGCTAGAATTACAGCAAATGAAGAGAAGACTTCCCAACAAGGGAAAACTCATTTCCGAGGTAGGAAATGCCAGTGCCAAAAAACACGGCAATCTACAAGAGCTTGAGCTACAGAGCCATCTGCTGAATGTGGTCGAGTGCACAGCAGGCTGCAACTGCAACCCCTCACAATCTCCTCCACTCAAGAGGATACTAGAGCCGAGCTGACTTCCTGCTTGTAGCGGGCGAGAGGGAAGTGCTAGGAGAAGCCCCGGGGCAAGGGGTGGCATGGTTTGGTGAGGGTAGGTTGGGAGGCTACCGACTGTAGACACCTTGGTTGTTCCAGCCGCCTGTGGGGGATTTCTTGCCTCATTTTAAATGCTGACAAGCCACCCCGGCGATCGGTGCTCAACCTGAAAACGCAACCCAGGAAATCCGGATGTGCGCatgcaaccccccccctccccgagaaGCAGACCCCCCAAACAATGCTTCCAATCGATCGGCTGCAAAGTCCTGGCGACCAGAAGGCACCCGTTCCAAATTCTACAAACAGCAATTTCCAGGCAGGCTTTGATAGTCAATAGCACCACGGCCCTAATTATTTTCTTTATCCCCGCCAAGTATAAGACACTTGCTACTAAACCCAGAACATTATTTCACTAAGTATCTTTTATCAGCAACATTTtggttaaaatgaaaaaaacaacaaaaaaaaaaaaccaaaacctctcAAAcaatcttaaaacaaaaaaaaaaaaaactggaagctTTGTAAATACTGTTTTGTTGCAGGGCTATACGGTGGGTGTTTAAGAAGAGTTAACACCCTGCCCCAGCTTACGTGCAGGTGGTACAAGCCTTGACCTCACCAAACCAACTGCCAGTTGCTGCAACGCTCCATGAAGCAAGAGAAGACCAGGAGTGTGGGAAGATTATTTTGCACAAAGTCACCTGGCTCTGATGCACTGAATATACTTCATAGCTTTCCCTTCCTTTCGCCAACGGACGGTGCGGCTCAGTACATGTCTTTGTAGATTTCCTGCAGCAGCGGGTGCAAGGAGGTCTCAGATTCGGTCTTTTTGATTTTCTGCAccagctgagcatgctcagtcacCAGCTGCCTCAAGTCGGCCATCTTCTGCAGGAGCTTGGGGAAGAGGTACTGGGTGTCGGGGTGGTTGGTCTGCAGGTGAAACTCCAGCACCCGCAGGATGCTGTCCTGAATCTCCTCCACTTGCTTCACGTTCACGAGGCCTGGCCGATCTGGCAGACAGACAGCAAAGAAATTCACGGTTATTGCCAGTTATGACATAAGGAGAGACCCTCATCCAGTCAGGAAAGAAAGGGATGTCACTGGAGAGCTCCAACACCAAAGAAAGGAAGAGGACACATTTAgattttttgtttgcttatttgtGATAGCCTGAAAAATAACAACGATTGGCTTTTTATAACTTTTGTATAGAATCCACACCAGAATACTTTTGAGTTGTGGGGCAGTTGACCGAAAAGCTTTGTGGCCAATCCGTGAATTGTGCTGATTTCTATGACTTTACAACTACTCTGTATGAAGTTACAGGTTTCCATCACACCTTCTACATGTTAATCCTTGTTTCCCCGATTGGCTCAAGCTGTGAACATTGAACTAGTCCTCAGACAACTGTCAAGAAAGCACGGCTTACAAagtccctccccctttccccctctcaccTCCGCACAGTATGATGGTTGCTATAAACAACGCCAAGTCGCTGTCATCCAGCTCCAGGGCATTAAACTTCACCGCAAACTCAAACTTGGGCTCCATGATCTCACTGAAGGGCTTGCGGAGGCTCCGAAGGAATTCTCGTGTCACAAAGCCATTGCCGTTGGCGACCAATAGACCGTCCTTGTTCATGATGGATGCCAGCATGGCAAAGATGGCCTCATACACGCCATACTTCAGCAGGGTCACCTGATCGTTCAGGTAGAGGCTGACAAAGTTGGGGATGCTTTTGGCAAACTCGGTAAGCTCGCGGACGGTCTCCACTGTTGTGCACTGGCAGCGGTAGAACACGTGCACGCCAAGCTCCTTGTAAGGGGGGACCCCATTCACCAGCTGCTTCCACACCAGCCCCTTCTCAGCCTGCCATAGTGACTCCATGTCATGGATTACAAAGGGCTGCAAGGTGATGACACAAAAATACACACAAATGAGCCCGGCCGTctgctccatcctcctctctcagGCAGCAACTGAGTCAAGTACATCTCTCCATTTCACCATTAAAATTAAAGATTAGAATATAAATTATTCACTTAGTAACATTATCATGCATTGTTGTGCACTGCAGAGGCCCAATAGTCTGATTAGTCTTGGAGAAACAGAATGTTTTGCATATTGTTGCATTTTTAAGTGGAATAATATCAGATTTATCCAAAGATAAAGCCATACACTGGTTCATTTTTCAGGTGTGAGAAGATGATTTCAGAATGTTGTTTCAAAAGCTTACGTCCATCATTCTCTTATATGCTAagtaaaagctatcacagcctgcaaaGAGCTCATGTGTCAAGGAAAGAGAGTCCAGCAGACGATGGTAGAGTATCTAGCTTCTTCCTGTAGGGAAGATTTCAGCAGGTGTCAGGCAAAGTTGCCTGTAAGCTGTGTGCAGCATATGTCCAGTGGCCAAACAAGCTGCAAACCCAGCTGCCCAAGTCAGATTGCTGCACCATTGCCAATCACCAGGTCTCAGCCCCTTGTTACAGACTCCTCTGCACCATCTGTGCTGGTACCACaagcatttttgaaaatttgtgggccAGCAGGTTCTGactgctgatcttgtgcatcatgAGAGCAGCAGCCGGGAAGTGCCGGCCTTGTGAGTCTTGAAAGGACAGCGCTAGCACTGACGGGGGGGAGGCAAAGCAGCTTGCAATGGCAGAACGTACCCCTACCACTCAGGTTAGCGGAGGGAGGCAGGGAGATGCAGATTGTGGGGAAGGAGTGAAAGAGGGTGGATattaggggaggggagaaaaggaggGACAGAGACATGGAGGGTTGGTGGAGGGAAGGAGTAAAAAATGTGAAATGATAAAGCAGACAGTATATGGAAGAGGAATGACGtctggctggagggggaggggatgggagacaaagaaaaggaaaatggcTAAGAGATGGAGATGAAAGCTGAGACTAGAAAactggagagaaagagggagaaaagacCATGCTCCACCCTCATCCCCACTTGCAAAGTTATGCAGCAAGGCATCCCTGTACacccccaggaaaaaaaaaaaaggagggaacccCAGTGCCAGGTATAAGTGTAGCCTGCTCTGGAATTTCCCTGTCACATTACTGGGATTAACATCCCTACATTCAATGAAACATGCCCACAGGGGTCAGGGTACTGGTTCAGTACCAACCCAACAGCTCAACTTCCTGCAGCACCCAGCAAGCCCAAGCACTCTCCAGAGATCAGACAGGTTCAGGACCCAAGACGGCATGGCCGCAGATAATGAAACCTCCTCCCCAAAAGGGAGTGACCCCCAAGGTCACACGCTCATCATTCCAACCTCCTCGCATTCAGTCCGCCCTCCATCGCTCCTACTCACAGGACTGCTACTGGTCTTGCCTCTCAGGATTCCCCGAGCTTTCTTTTTGGTCATGTTGAAGTTTTTCAGGTAGGCGTTATAGAGGTGCTGGGAGAAAACCTTCAAGTCCATCAGCTGTGGATTCTGCCCACTGGCATCACTTGGGCTCAACCCAGCTACAAGCTTCCTTTTCTCTGCCTCTGGCATCCGTCCGAAACGAATTGCTGAAATGTAAGAGTCGCATGATCATTCGCTTCAGCTGTCAGAAAATCTTCTTTCAAAAAGCTGCCCACCTTCCacaattgttcttttttttttttaatttgtaaataaatataggCAGAAAAATTGCCATCCATAATCAAAATCTTAATTCTGCCTAGTAATCTGTGGGTATAGGAACAAGGACAGAAGAGGTGAGGCTGAATGTTTTTCTGCCTCATGGACTTTTTCATGTTTGACACATGTTCCAGAGTTACTTTCCCTCATGGCTTAGGATTGTAAACTGCTAAATTCTGCCCATGAGAAAATGCTCTGGTTGATGGGGAGAGTTTGACTAAAAATTCTTTTATACCTCATCCCCCTCAACATCCCAGGTGCCATCAAAGACTGAGCAGGGAGCTGCAGCAACACTGGGGAGGGAATTTATCTTTCCATAGGGCGCGTACGGAGAGCGATTTTGAAAAGGGAattctgcaagaaaaaaaaaacccacccctgcactttacctgcagaaacggccattttgaaaaccacCTGCCAATGTGCAACATGAGATTACTCGCACACACTATGCTACCTGTACGTTTTAAACACgattcaattttcaaaggggatccAAGCAGAAATACAGCACATATGTGCCTAAGGAGCATGTTTTAGTTTCATGCACAAAAAACGAAAGGCAGTCTATGGGAGTTCGGGGACAGGGTTGAGAAGTACTTGCTATTTTATGACAGCTACGTCTATAAGGAATGAAAGCTATTCCTCCAGTTTTACACTTGCTAACTAGGGCAAGTGAAATCTGATTCCTCtcatctgcagtttttgggtgggaggcccGGTGAACTGGTGATCTCTAGTACGTGCACAAGTATTCCCAAAATGGCACACACATGTGCTTTATATTATATGTGCTGCTCCCGCCGCACAGTTTATGAAACTGCTAGAATAAATCTCCGTGCGTCCACGTATGCATGCACACGCAGTACTGCAAACAGGTTTGGAAATTAGGCTGACGGTGCAcgtgcactggggggggggggggggggggtcgaggccGGGCGGCATTTGGATCCGCATGCATatgttttgattttgaaaagtctGCATGGAAATTTTCTCAGAAAAACTCCCTGCACAAATCAGCAGATAGAACCAGGGTGGGGACGTTTTGCTGGGACAACTTTCAAAGCCAATTTTAAACACGCAGGTTCGCTTTAAAAGCTGGGGTAATCTGTGCATGCAACAACCCACAAACTTACGCAGCCTGCTACAAAATTATCCCCCTGCCCAAGACCGTCAATCATAGAAAACGTTTCAGAACTGATTCAGATATTTCCTCCTTCTCGGGGCAAATATACTCCTAGGGGAGATTTCAGAGTCAAGAGGGCCGGACAGAGCTGGAGGCTTTACTTCACCCTGAGATCGTGCCAGGAGAATTTATGGTTCTCATCTGGGTGCCAACATCACAGCTCTACCACTAAAACACAAAGCTAAGGCTATACCCCCTAAGCCATAGATACTACCGCgcgatggagagagagagaggagttagAGGAAGGACGGGACGCGACAGCCGGACGCTGTCTGCACTTATTTCCGTgctcctctccctgccggcgGGCCCTCACCGTTGTGCGACATGCCCAGCGCCACGCACTTCTGGAAGCGGCAGTGCTGGCACTTGTTGCgattcttcttttggatcctgcAGCTCCGCTCGCACCGCTCGTACGCAAGCTTCATGCGGATGGTCCGGCGGAAGAAACCctgcgttggggggggggggggggttcggggaggAGAAGGTGACACATGAGCCCTGCGGCGACTGTGGACTGGGTCTCAATCTTTATTTCTACGGGGTCTTGGCGTTTTTAGGAAAGAAGGGctagaaaacaaataaatacattaaggCTTTATTCTGACTGCTGAAGAAAAAATAGGAGCCCAAACCAAGTAACTTGCAACCTGCAGACCATAAGCTAGCCAGAATGACCCTAACCAGACTCCTCCAACATCCTCAAATGGAGGAAAGTGGCAACCATCCCCAGCCGGCCAGCCTAATGATGCCAACCCTCCTCTCTCAATCCAGAAACGATGCCACCAGTCCTCCCTATCCGGACAATCTAAACGATGCCAACATCCCCCACCCTCGTCTTGAGTGATCATCTTTTGCTTCTTCTGCGCTGTAAGCCTCGACTCTTCCTTGCAGAAGGCACATCTTGCATGCACCCGCACGCTCCATATTCAGTACCTTGCAGCCCTCGCACGCATGGACTCCAT
Proteins encoded in this region:
- the PPARD gene encoding peroxisome proliferator-activated receptor delta — translated: MERLQEEVYEVIIGEEEEEEEEAVAVMPAEEASDLDMEPDSSQPSSSYTDLSQSSSPSLLDHLQLGRSEALSGGLNVECRVCGDKASGFHYGVHACEGCKGFFRRTIRMKLAYERCERSCRIQKKNRNKCQHCRFQKCVALGMSHNAIRFGRMPEAEKRKLVAGLSPSDASGQNPQLMDLKVFSQHLYNAYLKNFNMTKKKARGILRGKTSSSPPFVIHDMESLWQAEKGLVWKQLVNGVPPYKELGVHVFYRCQCTTVETVRELTEFAKSIPNFVSLYLNDQVTLLKYGVYEAIFAMLASIMNKDGLLVANGNGFVTREFLRSLRKPFSEIMEPKFEFAVKFNALELDDSDLALFIATIILCGDRPGLVNVKQVEEIQDSILRVLEFHLQTNHPDTQYLFPKLLQKMADLRQLVTEHAQLVQKIKKTESETSLHPLLQEIYKDMY